One Maribacter sp. HTCC2170 genomic window, TATACCTGGGATGGAGTTAACAGAGACTCTTCTGGTTTAACAGAAGCGCAACGTGGTCCTGGAGATCCAAGTTTGACTGAAGACCTTACTGATCGTACCGACTTTACGGCAACCCTTAACGCCTCTTATGAAAAAGAGTTTGGCGATCACTATTTGAAAATTTTAGGAGGGGTAACCAAAGAACAAAATGAGCAGAGTTTCACTAGGGCTTTTAAGCGGTTTTTCTTATCCAGTGACCTTGCCCAATTGGATTTTGGTGGTACTGAAGGACAATTTAGTCAAGGTAGCGCATTTGAGCGTGCTCGTTTAAACTATTATGGTCGTATTAATTACGCCTTTCAAAGTAAATACTTATTGGAATTGTTATTTAGATATGATGGCTCAGACCTTTTCCCTAAAGATACTCGATTTGGATTCTTCCCAGGAATGTCAGCTGGTTGGGTAGTGTCGGAAGAAGATTTCTTCAAAGAAAGCATCCCTTGGTTAGATTACTTTAAACTTAGAGGTTCATGGGGGCAAATGGGTAACGACAACGTTGATCCATATCAATTCAACGCTTCATATGCATTGTCATTTACAAGTCTCGAGAGTATTGTAACTACGGCTAATGAGAACAAAGTAGCCAACCCAGACGTTACATGGGAAACGGCAACTTCAACGAATATTGGGTTTGACCTTAAAGCGCTCGATAATAAACTATCCCTTGGTTTTGATTATTTCATCAATAAAAGAGAGGATATTTTAACCAGACCAAATTTAACTTTACCTGACTATAGTGGTATTACTCCGCCAAACGTAAATATTGGTGAGTTTGAGAACAAAGGATTTGATATTTCCATTGGCTATAATAATACTACATCATACGGACTTAACTATAGTGTAACTGTTAACTTTAGTGACTCGAATAATAAATTGCTCTTCTTTGACGAACCAACTTTGGCCGATCGTCCATGGCAAAGACAAACCGGAGGGGAAATAGGAAGACCACTTCTTTACGATTTTGATGGCGTTTTCCGTACACAGGCTGAGATCGATTCAGAAACATTGGATTATAGCGAGGTTGCCCCGGTTTTAAAACCAGGTGATGCGCGAGTAGTTGATTTTGACGGTGATGGTAGAATTACCGATGCAGATAAGCGTCGTACAGGAGGTAGTGCATTTGCAGATACACAGTATGGTATTAACACATCCTTAGACTATAAGAATTTCGATTTTAGTATGTATTGGGCTGGTGGTGCCGGTGGTTATATCAACTATGAGTGGTCCTTTATGTCAGGTACCTTGGCTAACGTTCAGCGTGATGTTAGAGACAGAGCTTGGTCTTTGGATAATATTGACGCCCCTTTACCAAGATTGGCAGATAGAGGTGACCAATGGTATTCAGGACAAACTGATGGATACCTACTTACAAGAGATTATATTCGTTTAAAGAATTTGGAATTGGGTTATAGCTTAGATGATGATCTTGCCAGTAAAATTGGAGCTAAAAGCATACGAGTTTCAGCATCAGGTACCAACCTTTTAACCATTACTGATTTCCCATTCGATCCTGAAACTTTAGATATTGACAATGGGACACTTAACAACAATGGTATTAACCAAGGTGGATCCCAGATTGGAGTAAGTGGCGGTAGACAAACTGATGGTAGTGCTTATCCATCATTAAAAACATTTAATCTTGGACTTCAAATAACTTTTTAAAAACTATGAAAATGAGAAAGAGTATTTTAAAATCTACAGCGTTGATCCTGTTCGTTTTTATGGCGATAGGATGTAACGAGGACTTTTTAGACACGACCCCGCTAAATGAAATTGCTGAAGATGCAGTGTGGGCCGATCAAAATTTGGCTGAAGCTGCAGTACTTGATTTGTATCAAGGTACTTGGGCAGGAACCCTTACAGAAGAGGAAACTTCTGATGCGTATACTGATAATGCTGTTTTTACCCACCCTGGTCGTGGTGTAGACGGGTATACTGAAGGAAAAATGACGGCTGCGGGCAATTATTTAGGACGTGACTGGTTAGACAACTGGGGAGCATTGTACTCCTTTATTCGTGGTGCTAACCTTGCAATTGCCAACCTTACAGCGAATGAAGCTGGTTTTGATCAGGGTTTTGTTGATCAACTATTAGGTGAAGCCTATTTTATGAGGGCACATTTTTACACTAATTTGGCGAGACAATATGGTGGGTTGATTTTATTGACCGAACCATTGGCTCTAGATAGCGAGGCAAATAATCCAAGGTCTTCATGGGAAGCTACCGTAAATCTGATTGTTTCAGATTTGAATCAAGCAATTACGCTATTGGATGGTGCTCCTGTTAGTCCTGCAAGGGCTCACAAGCTTACTGCCCTCGCAATGAAATCAAGAATATTGACACATGCGGCCAGTGATTTATACGACGCAACAAAATCTGCTTCTGTATCCACTATTTCTGGTTATGGCAATAAAGATTTGATTCAATATACCAGTGGTACTCAAGATGCTAGATGGACGGCGGCAGCAGCGGCCTCAAAAGCACTATTGGATGAGCACCCTGGCTATAAATTGGATTATGCGGCTCCTGCCTCTCAGGAAGAAGCCAAACAAAACTATGACGATATGTGGATCCAAGGTGATGATAATGTAGATTTCATCTGGGGTCGTTTGGTCGAAGAGTTTGGTTTTGATTCAAGAACTTATGAAGGTGGTGACGGATGGTCGCAAGGGCCTGGAATGTTCGCATTGAACCAAGGACCTAATGGGTATCATGAATGGGCTGGTACAACTCCTACCGAAGCGTTGGTATCAAAATACACAATGTCAGATGGTACTGAGTTCGATTGGGGTAACCCTGCACATTCAGCAGATCCTTATGCTGATCGTGAAGCTCGTTTTTATTCAACTATTCTTTACGATGGCGCACCATGGAAAGATAGAACAAGTGATGTAGTCACTCATGATAATTTCAATGAGATACAGACTGGTTTCTATACCTTTACAGATGGTACAGAGTTCAACGGATCACCAATTAAAAATGGTGTGGACACACGTCAGGGTCCTATTGAAGATTGGAACGGTTCAAGGACTGGTTATTATTTCAGGAAATTCTCTGATCCAAACCAACCTGCCTCTTGGCCTAACGATTTGCAAAAGATAGATTCACCATATCTAAGGCATTCAGAGATTCTATTGAATTATGTTGAGGCTCAGATTGAATTGGGCGATGAAGCTGAAGCCATTTTATGGTTGAATAAACTAAGGTACAGAAATGGCTTGCCAGGTGTTACGGCAACAGGAGATGCACTTAAGGAATTGTATAGAAGAGAGCGTGACAAGGAATTGGTGAATGAAGATGCCAGACTCTTTGACATGAAACGCTGGCTTGAAGGTCCTTATTCTTTGGACAAGCAAGTACAGACAGTCTTGATACAAGCTACACAAACAGGTCCTGTAACTGAATATAGACGCGATCCTGCGGCATGGGATTATACATATACTCCAACGAATATTGTTTTTGAAAACAGACAATGGTTGGATAAAGTATATTTCTTGCCAATAGCGCAATCTGAAATCGATAAAGATCCATCTTTAATACAAAATCCAGGTTACTAGTTAATTATTCCAAATATTAGCAAATTAGTAGGATGACCTCGTATGATAAATACGGGGTTATTCTTATTTTTATATTACCATAATTATATTCTACAAAGATGAAAAATGCATTGTTCTTCATTGTTTTTCTAATGTTGGTGTCTTCATGCGAAAAAAAACACGACACCTTATTTACGAAACTAGATGCCCTAGAAACGGGTGTTGATTTTAAAAATGAATTAAACGAAACCCATAAACACAATTATTTTACAAATCCATATATGTATTTGGGTGGAGGGGTTTCCGTAGGTGACATTAACAATGATGGTTTAGAAGATATCTTTTTTAGTGGGAACATGGTGCCTAACAAACTTTACCTTAATAAGGGCAACATGGAATTTGAAGATATTTCAGAAAATGCAGGGATTTTAGGTGATGAACGCTGGTTTACGGGAACCACATTTGTAGATATAAACCGAGATGGTTACTTGGACATCTATTGTTCCGTCAATGGGAAATTTCCCCCACACAATAATTTGCTATATATCAACAATCAAGACAATACTTTTACTGAAAAAGCTTCGGAATATGGGATTGACTGTGATGGGAATAGTATTCAATCAACATTTTTCGATTATGATAAAGATGGGGATTTAGATCTATATGTAATAAACTATCCTCCAACTAGTTTTATTGCTCCAGTTCCATATTATGCACATAAACTAGAAAACCATGAATTAAGTGAATCTGACCGCCTTTTCCGTAATGATAATGGACATTTTACCGATGTAACTATTGATGCCGGACTGAGTAATTTTGGATTAAGTCTTGGTGTAGTTGCAGCTGATGTGAATAATGATGGGTACACCGATATTTTTGTTTCAAATGATTTCAATGCCCCTGACTTCTTATATATCAATAATCAAGACGGCACTTTTACAAATCAGATAGACACTAGCCTACAGCAAACCTCATTCTTTGGAATGGGTGCTGAGATTGCTGATTTTAACAATGATGGGCATATGGACATTTTTCAATTGGATATGTCAGCAGCAGATCATTTTCGCTCAAAGGCCAATATGTCATCAATGAATCCTGATGCCTTTTATCAATCTGTAAATATAGGGCTGCATCATCAATACATGCAAAACTCACTTCAATTGAATCGCGGCAATTCTAATGGTGAGCTTCCTGTATTCAGTAACGTTTCACGCTTGGCCGGTGTTTCATCCACTGATTGGAGTTGGGGTGGCTTACTTGCCGATTTCGATAACGATGGATGGAAAGACCTCTTTGTTACTAATGGTATTAGACGTGATGTTAACAATAAAGATTTTTATGGCAAATACAGAGCATTCTTCGACAAATTGGAAAACTCCCCTGACTACGAAAACAAGGAGGAAGAAGTAGGTCTCTTGAACTATTTAAATGAATTGCCTTCCGAACGTTTGAGCAACTATATGTTTCAAAACGATCATGATCTTACCTTTACCAAAAGAACAAAAGACTGGGGCTTTGAAGAAAAAACTTTTTCAAATGGTGTTGCCTATTCAGACTTGGATAATGATGGTGATCTTGATTTGGTCATTAATAATTTAGAGGACACTTCCAGTATTTATCGAAACAATAGTTCTGATACAAACCAGCTAACGATTAATTTAAATGGGGATGGCAAGGTTTTACCCAATGAAAGCAAGGTTGCTCTCTATACTCCAGACGGAATACAGGTACAAGAGCATAATGTTGTGCGCGGCTACATGTCCTCGGTAACACCTCTACTCCACTTTGGATTGGGGTCTACTAACAAAATTGACAGTGTCTTGGTTACCTGGCCAAATGGATCAATAACCAAGATGGATAATGTAAAAGCAAATCAAAGGTTGACCATTAATTATGATGATTCCAAGGCCTTTGCCCGTAGCTCTGATAAATCTAAAGACATTCCTAAACTCTTTAACACCGTTGATGCTCCAGAATTAACTGTTCACGAAGAGAATCCTTTTAATGATTTTGATGTCGAGATTTTGCTTCCACATAAAAATACCACCTTGGGTCCTGCCCTGGCAACAGGAGATTTAAACAATGATGGATTGGATGATTATATCATTGGCAGTTCAATTGGTAAATCTGCCACAGTTTTTATTCAAGATGATAAGGGTGAATTTTCTGTTTTGCCCATTGCTGATTTGGTAGATGATAAATATTATGAGGATTTAGGTATTTTAATATTCGATGCTGACAATGATGGCGACAACGATTTTTATATTGCCTCGGGCGGTAATGAGTTTGAAGCTGGTTCTCCTGGGTATGAAGATCGTTTTTATGAAAATTTGGGCGATAATAATTTTCGCAGGAATGATGATACACTTCCAGATACAAAAATAAGTGGATTGGATGTGAGTGCATCAGATTTTGACCATGATGGAGACCTGGATTTGTTTGTAGGAGGGCGCTTGATCCCCAAAAAATACCCTTATCCAGCGGATTCACGAATTTTAGAAAACGTAAGTGATGCCTCTGGACCAAGATTTGTGGAAGTAACAGAAAAGGTATTACCAGAATTAAAGTCCCTGGGGCTAGTAACCGCCTCTAGTTGGGTTGATTTTGATAATGACGGATGGGAAGACCTTGTTCTGGTTGGAGAATGGATGCCAGTAAAATTTTTCAAAAATAATGGCGGATCATTCAAAGATGTATCCAATGAATTATTAAGTGATCCTTTATCCGGTTGGTGGTTCGATATCCAAAAAGGTGATTTTGATAACGATGGCGATTTAGATCTTATTGTTGGGAATTTGGGGAAAAACTACAAATACCAAGCTAGCGCCGACAGGCCCTTTAAAATTTATTTGAATGATTTTGATAGTAATGACCAAGTAGATATTGTTTTGGCCTACAAAAAAGGTGATATTGAACTTCCTGTTCGTGGCCGACAATGTTCTTCGCAACAAATGCCAGCGATTAAACATAAATTCAAAGATTATAATTCGTTTGCCAGTGCATCATTGAACCAGATTTATACGAGCAAATTACTTGATGAAGCATTAAGTTACGAGATAACCTCTTTTGCTAGCATCTATCTTGAAAATAATAATGGAGCTTTCACAGCTAAACCGCTTCCCCAATTGGCACAATTTTCAAGTATAAATAAATTCGTGGTGAAAGACTTTGATTCAGATGGAAATCTAGATGTTGTATTAGCAGGTAACCTTTATAATTCAGAAGTGGAAACGCCAAGAAATGATTCAAGTTTCGGGCTATTTCTACAGGGAGATGGAGCCGGGAATTTCACTGCACAAACCATGCTTGACACAGGTTTGAAGATAGTTGGAGATGTGCGGGACATGGAGCTGCTCACAAAAAATGGCAAAAACCACTTAATGGTCGCTAAAAATAACGCCCAACTGCAGCTTATAGAGATAAACTAAAATCATAAGTATCTCTAGACTACTGAATCGCGAATACTTTATATTCGTAAATCGTCTTATAACAAGATTCAAATATGAAAAATTGTATAAACACATTGCTAATTGTTTTCTCTTTAGTTGGCCAAGGAATTGCTTTCGCGCAACAAAATGAACAAGATTTTGAATTAGCAGGTCACAAGATTCAACTTAAAGGGGATTTCGGTGAATTTGATACGACACTTGAAATTGAAAAAATAACTCAAGGACTAGAAATAGTAACCATTACCTTAAATCATACTGAAGGTGCACCACCACCAGAATTTTCATTGAATTGGGCATTGCCATCAAGCGACATTGCAGGGTATTGGAGTACGGGAAGTTTTAATGATAAAACAATTGGCCCAAGTTGGGGGCCATCGGCTGTTAAATCAATGTTGGCGAAACAAGCTCCTGTAATTACATTATTTGGTCATGATGACTCCAATCGACTTACATTTTCCGCTTCTGAAGCCCTCAATACGACTATCCTGAGCTCAGGAATTATGGAAGAAGATGGATTGGTCTATAACAAGGTGACCTTTTTCTCAGAAAAATATAGATCCCTTAAAACATATGAGGTTAAAGTGCGCTTTGACACTAGATCTCAATTGTATTCCAAAGCATTGAATCAAGTAGCCGACTGGTGGGCTTCTTTTGAGCTCTATACGCCGTCACAAGTGCCTGAAGTTGCACGAAAACCTGTTTATTCCAGCTGGTATAGCTACCATCAGAATGTTACGATGAAAAATCTGCTTGCTGAGTGTAGATTGGCCAAGAAAATGGGCTTTGAATCCATTATTGTAGATGATGGGTGGCAAACTCTCGATAGCAGTCGAGGCTATGCATATACTGGGGATTGGGAACCAGAGCGTATACCCGAAATGAAAGAATTTGTAGCTGCCGTACATGATTTGGACATGAAATTCATGCTTTGGTATGGTGTTCCGTTTGTAGGTGAAAAATCGAAAGCCTATGAAAAAATGAAAGGTAAATTTCTAAGATATTGGGATGGGCAAGGCACCTATGTTCTAGACCCAAGATATCCAGAAGTTAGGCAATTCATCATTCAGACCTATATTGACGCTACAGAAGCATGGGACCTTGATGGATTCAAATTGGACTTTATTGGTCGATTTAATGCCGGTAATGATACCGAATTAACTAAGGAGAATGGCCGTGATTATGCTTCAGTAAATGAAGCTACAGATGTACTGATGACAGATTTAATGAAATCATTGCAAGAGATTAAACCAGACATTATGATTGAGTTTAGGCAACCTTACGTAGGACCGGCCATGAGAAAATATGGCAATATGTTCAGGGCAACTGATTGCCCCAACCTTGCATCCGTGAATAGAATAAGGACTTCGGACCTTAGATTTTTAAGTGGTAATACTGCAGTACATTCTGATATGTTGATGTGGCATTATGATGAACCTGTTGAGGTGGCTGCACTACAAATGTTAAATGTGATGTATTCTGTGCCTCAAATTTCTGTACGATTAGAGGATATTCCTGAAGATCATTCTAAAATGATCAAACACTATACTTCTTACTGGCTAAATAATAGTGCGGTACTATTAGATGGCGAGTTCCATGCAATAAGTCCATTAACCAATTACCCTGTATTGGAAGGTTGGAACAAAGACAAAAAAATAACTACCGTATTCAATGATCAAGTTGTTGAAATAAATCAAGAGAAATTCACCCATATTGATGTATTGAATGCAAAAAGATCAACACGATTGATAATAGCTGCTACTGGAGTCGAAAGAAATTTTGATTATGTTATCAAAAACTGCCTTGGAGAGATAACAAGTGAAGATACCATTCAGATTACCCAAGGCACCCATACATTCGAGGTGCCGCCTTCAGGTTTAATTTCCTTTACCGCGAAGGATTAATAAAAGGAGACTCTAATTAGGGTCGTCTTATCAAATTATTGCTAGGCTGTATTAAAACTTATGGTACTACAAAAAAAACATATTGGTAATACAAAAATCGTCCACATATTATTTGTTTGGATGTTGTGTTCAATTCTACTTTCATGTAAAGATTCCAGGACGGCTTCTTTTGAAACGCCCCAATTGGATTTCAAGACTGGCGATAGTAACGGTTTTATACTTCCTGAAGAGTGGCAGGTAACACTATGGGCTGAATCCCCAGACCTATACAATCCAACAAATATAGATGTAGACATAAAAGGTAGAATTTGGGTTACTGAAGCTGTAAACTACCGTGAATTTAATAATGCTTCCGACAAACGCCTCAGTTTTGAAAAAGGTGATAGAATAATGATTTTGGAAGACACCGATGGGGATGGTGTAAGTGATTCCTCAAAGGTATTCGTTCAAGATAAAGACCTAGTAGCTCCCATGGGTATAGCAGTCATAGGTAACAAAGTAGTGGTTTCTTGCGCGCCAAATCTAATTGTTTATACAGATGAAAATGGTGATGACGTTCCTGACAAAAAGGAAATTTTTCTTACTGGGTTTGGTGGATTCGACCATGATCATAGCCTTCATTCCGTTATTGCAGGTCCCGATGGAAAATGGTATTTCAACACTGGAAACGCCGGACCCCACATGGTTACCGACAAGTCAGGATGGCAGCTTCGGTCAGGAAGTGTTTATACGGGAGGAACTCCTTATAATGACGCTAACACCCCTGCTCAAGTAAGTGATGATGGGCATATCTGGGTAGGTGGATTAGCATTACGAATAAAAAATGATGGAAATGGGTTGGAAGTTGTAGGGCATAATTTCCGTAATGCCTATGAATTGGCCTTGGACTCTTTTGGTAACATGTGGCAAAATGACAATGATGATCAGGTAGAAACATGTAGGACCACTTGGTTAATGGAAGGTGGGAATGCAGGTTATTTTAGCCCGGATGGCTCAAGAACCTGGCAGGCAGACCGCAGACCAGGGCAAGATACATTTACCGCACACTGGCATCAAGATGACCCAGGAATTTTACCCGCAGGAGATAATACAGGTGCAGGATCACCAACTGGTGTTGTCGTTTACGAAGGAGATGCTTTTGGCTCAACATATAGAGGTGCCCTTATGAGCGCAGATGCTGGTAGAAATGTAATATTTGCATACCAACCGAGTATGGACGAATCAGGGTTTAAACTTAAAAGACAGGATTTGATTACCTCAATGCAAGAATCTACAGAGGGGTATATCTGGAACGAGGTAGATGGTGACAAGCGCAAATTGTTTAGACCTAGTGATGTAGCAGTAGGAACTGATGGCGCAATTTATATTGCAGATTGGTATGATCCGGTTGTTGGAGGACATCAGATGATGGACAGTCTTGGTTATGGAAGAATTTATAGAATAACCCCTAAGAACAATAATTTAAGTATTCCTGATATTGATATAAATACTACAGAAGGGCAGATTTCGGCACTTTTAAATCCGGCAATAAACGTTAGAAATTTAGGATTTGAAAAATTGTTGAAAAATGGAGATTCTGCATTCGAAGAGGTAATAAAAATATTGGAAAGTTCAAATCCATATCATAAAGCAAGAGCAATATGGCTTTTGCCCCAATTCGGTGAAAAAGGTAAGAAAACAGTAGAAAAAATATTAAAAAATGACCCTAACCCCCGCTTAAGGGTTACCGCGTATAGGGCACTTAAACAATTCAAAACCAATTTACTACAATATGCCAGAATAGCCGTTGATGACCCCTCTCCGGCAGTAAGAAGGGAAGTTGCCATATCCTTAAGGGGTGTCCCTTGGATTAAAAGCAAAGTGCTAATTAATAAGCTAATTAAAAAATATAATGGCACTGATCGTTGGTATCTTGAAGCTCTAGGTATGGCTTTGGAAGGCAAAGAAGATATTGCCTATAAGAACATATTAAAGCAGTATAAAGACCCTTTGGTCTGGCCCACAAACATAGCAAATATTGTATGGAGAATACACCCAAAATCTTCAATCTCTGCTTTGAAGGAGATGGCTATGTCCAAAAAACTAGTTGATAGTTTGAGAGTACTTGCTGTTGATGCAATTGCCTTTATTCCAGACACAGAAGCAGTTGCTGCCATGCTTGATATTCAAAAAAACGAAGAAGACAACAATATTGGTGAACTAGCTAAGTGGTGGGTTAGTTTTAGAGAAAATAATGAATGGTTCGCCCATTGGGACTGGAAAAACCTTGATAATAATAGTAAAACTCTGGTGATTCCAGAAGATATTGCATTGCTTCAGGATAAAATACTCAGTCGAGGGTTATCTATCCAAGAACGGATAGAAGTAGGCAAGGAAATGGCAAGAAGTTTAATAGGAGCCAGGTTACTTATTGGCCTAGCCTCCAATGAGAGTTTGTCCAAAGAAGTTTTAAACGGTATTTCCAGCACAATTCATAACAACCCTGAGTTGGAAATCAGAACATTGGCCAGCTCATACTTCAGAAAAAAAGACAAAAAGAAAATATCATTAAAAAATATTAATTCGCTAATTGGTGATGTTCATAAAGGTGAAAAACTCTTTATCTCAAAATGTGCTTCTTGTCATAAAATTGGCGATGTTGGGAATGATATAGGGCCTGTCTTAACCTCTATAGGTGAAAAGCTTGATATGACTGGACTTATTGAAGCCATCATAAACCCAAGTGCGGCTATCGTTTTTGGCTATGAATCTATAATGGTCAAAACTAAAAGCGGTCAGACATTTTACGGTTTCCTACTTTCAGAAGGAGAAACTACTATTATTAAAGATATGGCTGGAAATAAAACTGTACTCCTAAAAGCAGATATTGAAAGTAGCCAAAAGATGGGAGTTAGTATTATGCCCGATGCTTTAACTTTAAACCTTAAGGAGCAGGAAATCGCAGACATCGGCAGCTACCTACTAAACTTATAGAAGTAGGTTCATTACTTTAATTGATCTTCTGAATATTTACCTATCAAATGTGTTCGAACATAAAAGGAAGTCTCCAAACTATCTTTATTCAACTGAACCATCATCGCCTTGGAGGCTTTTGTAGGCATATGACATGCAATACAGTTGTTGTTCATTTTGAGATTCTCCTCTTCTTGTTCAGAGCATAATGTGCTATTCATATTATGACAACTAATGCATTTAGAATTAAAATAGGCAGAATTATTTCTTTGATTTTTATGGGGGTCGTGACACGTAGTGCAATCCATGTTTTCGGATTGTTTAAAGCATTCACTACTTGTCAATAATCCATATTGATTACCGTGCACGTCTAACTTATCGTTTGAAACCTTAGTTTCATAATTACGGGAATATTCGTTTAAATTTTCACCTGTAAGAAAAGAAAATGGTGTTCCCTTAATTAATTCTCTTCGTAAACCAGAGTGACATTGTGCACATGCATCTAAACGCTGTTGTCTTGATAAGTCCTTTATTTTAAGCATATATTTTGCTTCTTTTGCCTCTGGATTGGCTCTATGATAGACGACATGTTTTTTACTAGGTCTATGACATCGTTCACAATCAATACCATAAACCATCTTTTCCCTATTATATGTATTATGTTTTTTAGAATTATTATTGTTTGCAAAGGTCATATGACATTTTAAACACGCATCTCCTATTGGTCTTGTATAATGATATGTTGGAAAACTAGGACTGTTAACCCAATCATCGGTAGGTGTGTAGTAAGAAACATGTAATTGGTAGAGCTCGTTGTTATCCCAAGTCAGGTATGACTGCCCTTTTACTCCAGAACCAATTACAATATCAAATTTGGAAGGAAAAGTAGCTAAACTCCTATTTTTGATTTTCGTATGCTGAAATAAACTGTCTTCTTTTATTTTCATCTCAAAAGAAACGTCTTTGAGGTCCAATAAGTTTGACCCAGTCTTAAAACTTCCTAAGACATTACTGGTATCAGCAATTGCAGAAGTATTAAAATGAGCAGTTTCTAAATGAGTGCTATAAATTTCTGAATGGCATTCTATACAGGTATCTGAGCCCACAAAATGTTTCCCGCTAAAATGAGTTGCTACTTCCGAGGGATTAAAATAATCTGACTCTTCTACAGGGTTCTTACAGTTATAGACAATAAAAACCATCAATACTATTAGTATCGAAAGAAAGATGTTAAGTAATAAGCTGTTATTCCTCACTAATTAAATATAACTCATCTCTAAACATTATAAAAAAAGGAAGCAATAAAAAGAAAAAAATACTAAACTTCCCTCTGCATCAAACTCTCACCAAAACCTCTTAAAAGCTCTTTTTTTTCATTCGATATATCCAAACTATTAAGCTTCCCAAAGGCCTTCTTGGTGTAGAATTCAATTTGGCTTTTTGTGTGCTTAACAGCACCAGTCGAGTGAAACATTTCCTTTATGGCCTCAACTTTTTCGCTTGGATCTTTTGGTTGAATGGAATAGAGGTCCAGAAGTTCATTTTTTTGTTCTTCATCTCCATTTTCCAACGCAGCCAAATACAATACTGTTTTTTTGTTTTCAATAATATCTCCTCCAACTTGTTTTCCAAACGTTTTTGGGTCTCCAAAAGCATCTAGATAATCGTCTTGTA contains:
- a CDS encoding VCBS repeat-containing protein, producing MKNALFFIVFLMLVSSCEKKHDTLFTKLDALETGVDFKNELNETHKHNYFTNPYMYLGGGVSVGDINNDGLEDIFFSGNMVPNKLYLNKGNMEFEDISENAGILGDERWFTGTTFVDINRDGYLDIYCSVNGKFPPHNNLLYINNQDNTFTEKASEYGIDCDGNSIQSTFFDYDKDGDLDLYVINYPPTSFIAPVPYYAHKLENHELSESDRLFRNDNGHFTDVTIDAGLSNFGLSLGVVAADVNNDGYTDIFVSNDFNAPDFLYINNQDGTFTNQIDTSLQQTSFFGMGAEIADFNNDGHMDIFQLDMSAADHFRSKANMSSMNPDAFYQSVNIGLHHQYMQNSLQLNRGNSNGELPVFSNVSRLAGVSSTDWSWGGLLADFDNDGWKDLFVTNGIRRDVNNKDFYGKYRAFFDKLENSPDYENKEEEVGLLNYLNELPSERLSNYMFQNDHDLTFTKRTKDWGFEEKTFSNGVAYSDLDNDGDLDLVINNLEDTSSIYRNNSSDTNQLTINLNGDGKVLPNESKVALYTPDGIQVQEHNVVRGYMSSVTPLLHFGLGSTNKIDSVLVTWPNGSITKMDNVKANQRLTINYDDSKAFARSSDKSKDIPKLFNTVDAPELTVHEENPFNDFDVEILLPHKNTTLGPALATGDLNNDGLDDYIIGSSIGKSATVFIQDDKGEFSVLPIADLVDDKYYEDLGILIFDADNDGDNDFYIASGGNEFEAGSPGYEDRFYENLGDNNFRRNDDTLPDTKISGLDVSASDFDHDGDLDLFVGGRLIPKKYPYPADSRILENVSDASGPRFVEVTEKVLPELKSLGLVTASSWVDFDNDGWEDLVLVGEWMPVKFFKNNGGSFKDVSNELLSDPLSGWWFDIQKGDFDNDGDLDLIVGNLGKNYKYQASADRPFKIYLNDFDSNDQVDIVLAYKKGDIELPVRGRQCSSQQMPAIKHKFKDYNSFASASLNQIYTSKLLDEALSYEITSFASIYLENNNGAFTAKPLPQLAQFSSINKFVVKDFDSDGNLDVVLAGNLYNSEVETPRNDSSFGLFLQGDGAGNFTAQTMLDTGLKIVGDVRDMELLTKNGKNHLMVAKNNAQLQLIEIN
- a CDS encoding glycoside hydrolase family 36 protein, with the translated sequence MKNCINTLLIVFSLVGQGIAFAQQNEQDFELAGHKIQLKGDFGEFDTTLEIEKITQGLEIVTITLNHTEGAPPPEFSLNWALPSSDIAGYWSTGSFNDKTIGPSWGPSAVKSMLAKQAPVITLFGHDDSNRLTFSASEALNTTILSSGIMEEDGLVYNKVTFFSEKYRSLKTYEVKVRFDTRSQLYSKALNQVADWWASFELYTPSQVPEVARKPVYSSWYSYHQNVTMKNLLAECRLAKKMGFESIIVDDGWQTLDSSRGYAYTGDWEPERIPEMKEFVAAVHDLDMKFMLWYGVPFVGEKSKAYEKMKGKFLRYWDGQGTYVLDPRYPEVRQFIIQTYIDATEAWDLDGFKLDFIGRFNAGNDTELTKENGRDYASVNEATDVLMTDLMKSLQEIKPDIMIEFRQPYVGPAMRKYGNMFRATDCPNLASVNRIRTSDLRFLSGNTAVHSDMLMWHYDEPVEVAALQMLNVMYSVPQISVRLEDIPEDHSKMIKHYTSYWLNNSAVLLDGEFHAISPLTNYPVLEGWNKDKKITTVFNDQVVEINQEKFTHIDVLNAKRSTRLIIAATGVERNFDYVIKNCLGEITSEDTIQITQGTHTFEVPPSGLISFTAKD